The following nucleotide sequence is from Halogeometricum borinquense DSM 11551.
GGGCAACAGTACCGCAACGGGCAACAGCACCGCAACGGGTACTCCCACGGGTACCAGCGGTGAGTCCGGTAGCGGTGGCGGTGGCGGTGGTGGCGGCGCCACAAAGACCGTTACCGTCGGCCCGGACGGTGATCTCGTGTTCTCACCGGGAACCAACGAAGCGCTTCAGGTCACGCCCGGAACGACGGTGAAGTTCGTCTGGGAGTCTGACAACCACAACATCGTCGTCGATAGTCAACCCGACGGCGCGAGTTGGAAGGGACACGAATCCATCGAGAACTCCGGCTTTACCTACAAGCACACGTTCGAGACGCTCGGTGAGTACGAGTACTTCTGCCAACCGCACAAATCCGCAGGCA
It contains:
- a CDS encoding plastocyanin/azurin family copper-binding protein, translating into MTDGNAEMSRRAFLTTAAGTAAVAGATGAAAAQETGTGTSTGNSTAAGNSTATGNSTATGTPTGTSGESGSGGGGGGGGATKTVTVGPDGDLVFSPGTNEALQVTPGTTVKFVWESDNHNIVVDSQPDGASWKGHESIENSGFTYKHTFETLGEYEYFCQPHKSAGMVGTIEVVESISTPEPANVPSVPDSAKTLGIATTFAMVSTLGLAFFFLKYGGDYEIEE